The genomic window CTGTGGCAATGGCACTTGTACTCATAGAGAGAGTGGCTCTGAGTGCCCCCCTCTCACACTGGTACCATGTTTGCCACCACGGATATATaccatatttaaatttataaagctTTGTCTCATAACCTTGTGAAGTAGTTTAAATATTGGCATTGCCATTTCACATGTAAGGAAATAGATaggagaagttgtgacttgcctatggaCCCACAAACATTAAATAGAAAAGCCAGGACAGAAACCAGATTTTTTCTGATTTCTATATATAGTGTTCTTTATATGGCACCAATTTGCCATTATCTAGTTCTTTAGAGTTGGCAGCTGTCTAAGATGTTATCTAGTCCCAAGTCATTTGTTTTATAGGGGTGATAACCAGTGTACTGGTAGTACTACAATTTCTGCTGCTAATGAGAGTCTGCTGACCATTTTGTGGAGCCTTACAGTCTTACAAGTTCTTTTCTTTCCAACTGCTTTGTCCCACCTCCACATTTCATTTACATGCTCAGATCTCTCATTCTGACCAACATCaagaggaaaggaattagaaCCCTAAGTTATTATTACCTTTTTAATCTGTTTAAGAAagtttacattaaaaaacaaTCTTAACCTGTACCCACCTTTTGTACCACCCATTGTAGTGGAAAGTGACCATAGACTGTGCCAACAGAATGTAAATTCTGGACTTAGTGATTTGTAAGTCTGTCTTCTTACCAAACTAGATAAGTTTATCTTTGGGTTGGCTGCAAGGTGATGAAATCTTCAGTCATGAGAACTTTCAAAGACAAAATCTGCTAAGTAATAGATTGCAATCTTCAGTAAGGAAAAGAGGGGCTCTTGTAAACAAATCACAAATCCACCAACTATTGAAGTATATGTACAGTGgccatttatattataatatctcctgattcttttgattttgcatttacatatatatatacaacactcttagttctgttttttttttaattctacattttctttttatatttatatgtatccTTTGTAGTATTCTTTATGGTGGTATAGTACTCTGCTACATTAATGTGCTAGTCTATAGCcacttgtttttgctttttcatgTAGCTCAGTGATAAACATCTTTGCAAAAGAattctttgtaaatattttcttgGGATCTATATTACAGTAGTGAGATAGCCGAGTCAAGGGGTAAGATCATGTTGAGAATATTATCAGATTATTTTCCAGAAAAATTATATGAGCTCTTAATGTGCTGGCTAATTTTTAGCTGTCAGCTTGTCATGTGTTGTTAATGCTGAGATGAAGCCACCCTATCATATAGATAATCTTCTCAAAAGACACTTGAGAATATGTTTCAATCTTACTTCTCTAGATTAAAGAACAAAAAGTTGTTGTGGATGAACTTTCCAACTTGAAGAAAAACAGAGTAAGTAATTACCAAACTAATTTTGCACAGTATGTTATGTCAATGATAATTGACATAACACTTGACATTTAAAAAGcattcttcttcatctcattttagtTTTACAACCTTGTTAAGTAAGTACCAAAGGCATTAgtcctattttacatatgaggaaactaagacagttAAGTGAATGATGACAAAGACAGAATTCagacccagattttcctgactatACCACAAAATCTCCTTATGTGTTTGTAATTTAATAACTAAATAATTCAAAACCTAGATACTCTTTGTAAAAGTTTTATAGAATTTTAATCACCTACTTTAATGAATGATTGAGGGCCATCCTTTGTATACTTTTGGCTACTTGTCCCCCCTCTTATATCTACTGGGATTTcttaatttggaaagaaaagtaaTTTGAATTTAGTGATAGGCTTCTACTTTAGGAATTATCCTATATAGGATTGTAACAAGTTGTTCTTAAATGATGGTAAAGTAATAGGAAATGAACTTACAAACTAAAAGCAAAATGGATTCAGCTTAAAATAATTTGACCATGAGCTTTAAAGTAATAAAGtatgctaccaaaaaaaaaatcatggaaggtCTTCTCATAGGATAGAATTTAATCCATCATCCTAGCAACAAATTCCAACCCCATCTCTTTGGCCATGATAATGGATAGATAATAGTCTCCATTTTGCACCTCatggtttacaaaatattttaattctgtgAGGTAAGTGAGCCAGATAAACTTTAACTGATGCTTCTTGCCCTCAAATTTACTGTGTAAAATCAGTAGATATTTCCTTCTAAATGACTGTTTTAGTACTCCATCCTTTATCCCCTTACCCAGTCAGCCCTGTGAGGCCAGTGTGGAAGTGAATGATCTTAAAGACATAGCTGTATTCCTATAAGTCCAGGCATTGCCACAGTATCATTACAGAACCTGACTTAGTTCCAAAAAGTGAaaagtttttattctttctgGTTAGTATATTACTAAATCCACAGCTATATCTATGATATATACCAAAGTCACTGCTGGGGCTTTTTCATTATGTTTGCAACTTATGGTACCATTCCATTGATCAGTTCTGTTatgcttccttttattttattttcttaagcaGTAGCTTCCTGTTTTATATTTGAGTAActaaggactatttttttttaagctctgatcttctatttaaaaaaaaatacaggcagaagagcagtaaggaccagaCAGTGGGGTTAGgtaaggatcacacagctaggaagtgtctgaatctagatttgaacccaggacttctagtcTGTGGAGctcactctcaatccaatgagccacctaactgcccccaggattttttatttagaactaaaaggaaccTTCCAGACCATCTAatcaacccccttattttacaattggAGAAACTTGAGAATTTAGAAAGAAAGGTAACCTAAGTTATATAGTTGTATGCATCAGAGGAATAACTTAaaaccagatcctctgacttaAGAGCGTATACATTTCTGGTTCACTATGTTGTCTTTAGTATTTTCTTCAAAAGTACAgtgtattttaattatattgagaATAGATAGAACACTTATTTAAGTGAAATAAATTTGgttggagaaagggaagggtaaATTGCTTGACACAAAATGGTCATTACAAATCTTTCGAAAGCTTTATTTTTCCACTTAGTGCAGTCATAAGTATACAAACTGCTTATAAACAGTTTTTGGAAGAAATAATACATTTGAATGTTTTAAAGAACTATGCAGGTCAGTGAAGCATTGGAGGAAGGAAGAGTCTGTGTTAGGAAGACCTGCAATCAGTTTCTTgactgacacatactagctgtattGCACTAAGCAAGTTTTATCTACAAATTTCacaagcaactttctaagacatAAATTGCTCATCAGACAATTACTGGTGATTAGGAACTGCCAATATAATCTTGTATGGTTAGATTGTAAGTAGATATTAGAAGTTCAGTCACTCAGTGATTGCTAATGATTGTCAAAGATTTGATACTCACTAGATCAGATCTTGCTTGGCctaaaatgtttgtttgttttttgcagaAAGTTTATAAGCAGCAACCAAACAGCAACATATTCTTTCTTTCAGATAGAACAGAAATGCTCTCTGAAAGCAAAAGTGAGTTTTTTTTCTGTTAACTGTTATTCATGTTTGTATACAATTCCATCGGGGGGGAAAGGAATGATGATTTATTCTTactaatatgtaaaaaaaaagtcatactaGATATTACTGATTTGACATTTTTTTAGTAAAGAATCAGTCCTGTACATTTCAATTAAGTGAGGTTAATTGAAGTCCAAATTAATCCTAGGGGAGGATGGAGGGGCACAAAATTTTACTAACCTATATTCTCCCCAGGCAGTCTATCTTGTTCTTTaaacataagacaaattagacgATTACTATTCCTGGGCACTAACACAGGGTGTGTCTCTTTCTGTAGGACTGGTCTTTTTGAATTACCTGTATATGTATAGTAAGTTAATAGGTCTCTGAAAGATTTactttaatatttactttttctttccacAGATACATTAGATGAGTTGAAAAAAGTCCACCAGGAAAttgaaaatacagaaaaaaataaaatcaagaaataagtTTGCTAAGTTCTACATAATGTGTggcatttgttgttcagtcactttatCCATTGAGCGTGATAGGGATGACCTTTTGCATAAGAATCTACTCCATAATCTTAAACGAAGAGGACCCAACAGTAGTCAACAGGTGTTAAAGACTGGTACTGATTATCATTGTTTATTTTCTGGTCATGTCCTTCACTTAAGAGGCCTTTTGACTCCCCAGCCCATTGAAGATGAAAGAGGGAATGTATTCCTTTGGAATGGAGAAATCTTTAGTGGAATAGATGTGGCAGTAGAAGAGAATGATACTCAAATTATGTTTAATCATCTTTCCTCATTTAATAATGAATCTGAAATTATGTCACTTTTTTCAAGTGTCCATGGTCCATGGGCTTTTATTTATTATCAGGCATCTAGTCATAGTGTATGGTTTGGTAGGGATTATTTTGGTCGTCGTAGCTTGCTTTGGCATTTTAGTAATACAGGAAATGGTTTCTGCCTTGCTTCAGTAGGTACCCAAGCTGCTGAGATAGTAAACCAGTGGCAGGAAGTTCCAGCATGTGGAATTTTCAGAATTGATCTCAAGTCCTCTGCCCTTTCCAAACATGTAGTTTTAAAATTGTATCCTTGGAAATGCATTTCTAGAGAGAATATAATAGAAGAAGTTGTCAGGAGTCTTAATCTGATTTCAGATAGTTTGCCACCATTTGTATCCATTGAGATAAATGAAGCCAGACTTTGTCTTAATACACCTGTTGCTCCACTAAATAAAAGGTTGACACAAggttcatttgattctcatagtcATAGTTCCAGTATCCCAGCTACAATAGAAAATCTTCAGATTTTCCTTAGAGATGAGCACATGAAGAAACAGGTTCATCAGTTAATTCATGTCTTAAGTGAAGCAGTAAAGAGACGAGTTTTATGTTTAACCAGAACTGAAAGTCAGTACGTAAATGATGAATTTTCTAAAACCTCTTCTAAGAAAGCAAATATTGCAATACTTTTTTCTGGTGGCATTGATTCCATGGTTATCGCAAGCCTTGCTGATCGCCACATTCCTTTTGATGAACCAATTGATCTTCTTAATGTAGCTTTCATGACTAAACCGACTAGGCATACTGCTTTAACAAAAAAAAGTAGTAAGCCAAAAAAACATCTTCAAACACCTTCTGAGGAAAACATTAAAGGACTTGCTACCCCAACTGATAATGTTCAAGACCAAAATTTTAATGTGCCAGACAGGCTCACTGGCAGAGCAGGATTAAAAGAATTGAAATCTCTAaatcctttaagaatttggaactttgtaGAAGTTAATGTTACTCTGGAAGAATTACAAAGAATGAGACAACACCGAATAAACCAGTTAGTTCACCCCTTGGATACAGTTTTGGATGACAGCATCGGTTGTGCGGTCTGGTTTGCTTCTAGAGGAATTGGCTATATTacaaaagaggatgaaatgcaaCTATATGAAAGTTCTGCAAAGGTATGGTATGAGTTTCTTAAGTTATAACAATTTAGGAAGTACAAAGCAGATAATTGTATCATcaaattattagagaaatacaatagGGGCCCacattttgattggattaaaaacaAGGCCTGATATTTATCTGGATCAGGGAGAGGGGTGATGCATGGATGCTAGAAGTCTTTTGGCTTCCTGGTATTCAAAATGACACTTGCCTCTTGTCCCCCATGACTCCTGGTCTCTGCTTACCTCCTGTCCCACATAACTCTTGGCATCCAGAAGACTGACCTCTGACCTGAACTAAGGTCAAATCTGTCAATTGAGGGAGACCCAAAAAAGGTGATGGGGGAAGGTATGGGTCAATCTccagagatttttaattttaacaagtatcactactcttgtactttggggcaattattaaaaaccaaatagtattaatgaaattgaaacGCTGCTCTGATAGATACTTGTCACAAATGATAATTAAAGCAAAGTCTGATTTCAGTAGCTGTTTGccacaaaacaatgtaatgattcaCTAAAGCTTCCCAGAGCAAGAATGATCAGAATGAGGCAAACTGCTATAAACTTTATGCCACTTGGGGAAATGGTGCAGATTTCGctgataattaaatttttttttattttacataattttctgcctttttttttattgcCTAACAAATATACCTGAACTCACGTGTGTTGAGTTTGTGTACAAGAAGGCCTTAcctgtatattatataaatgtttggcTGGTTTATTTAGTACCAGTGAATGATAACCAATTTGTGTAATGGGGAAACTCCAATATTCTCCCATCATAAAACATACATTTCTTTTAAGAGCTTTTGTAAAGGGATAACTTTATCCCCATGTCAATATTAATAaggctaaaaaataaaaacattgtatTTTGCCAGTAAATAGAGGACAgcaattgtttcttttatttcttctcacaGTACAGAATGAAGATTTAATTGCTAGCTTATTTTAGAGCAACTTTTCCCCTAATATTTTAACATGAATTTAAAACAATAGCACTCTTAAATTGCAGATCAGCATAATAGATAAACCTTGTTtagtataagtttttttttatgcCTTCGTGTTTTATGAGTTAGAAGTTAATCCTTTTTTCTGTAGTTTTAGTATGGCTTTCCCTTACAGTCCTACTTAACatcttgatattttaaaaaactaatttaaatttattcaaaCTTCTATAGGTAGTTCTTACTGGGATTGGTGCAGATGAACAGCTTGCAGGATATTCTCGTCATCGTGTCCGTTTCAATACACATGGTCTAGAGGGTTtgaataaagaactagaaatggaaCTGGACCGAATTTCGTCTAGAAATCTTGGCCGTGATGACAGGGTTATAGGTGATCATGGAAAAGAGGCAAGGTAATCCAAATGATGTGGTTTTGGTGAGTTAATTAGAAAAGAAGACTCAGAATTATAAACTATTAAAGATAATGTCTATCTCCCTCTTACAAAGGAACAGAGCCTAGAAAAGTAATAGTTTAATTAAGATCACACAGCAAAGAGTATATGGATTGGCCACCTTTCAGGGTACTTTCACTAGTCTAAGCAGGgccttttagtttcctttttaaaggtaaaaatagAACAGCAGTAAGACTATATTCTATGTATAACTTCATTTCTGGAGCCAATACATAAAAGTACAGATAATGAAAGTAGAATATTTAAACATGCATAGTATTCTCATGTCACTAATCTTGGCCTACttttattttgaccatttatttgttacatgtatttaaaatttacaaagtaaaatttaCAAGCCTGTActattaaaaagattttctttttcactgAGAACCTGTAAATTTATATCCTAAATATGCCTGTTTAGTTTAGGAAAATAAGTTCTAAAAATCCGAATTATAATGAATGTATTGTTTTACTTTAAGGGTAAAATGCATTAGGTGAGTTTCTATTATTTTACCATTACATATTGATCATAAtcctattttaataaataaatttgtagTTTATTATAATTAAGAGGCTAGTTTACTATATATCTTGGTAATTCAACCACAGTAAAAGTACTTTACTGAAATTTGCATTTCCTCTTAATCAAAAACTACTATGTTCTATATTTCTTGTTACTAAGGTTAACTTCCACAACCATAGGAGTTTTTACATTCTTAGGAATAGTACCTTCACAGTTAAACTTAcaactatatgaatacaaatgGGCTATTTTCCAACCTCATTTCataaagttttattttcaatttaggTTTCCTTTCCTTGATGAAAATGTTGTCTCCTTTCTAAATTCTCTGTCCATTTTGGAAAAGGCAGACTTGACTTTACCCCGCGGAATTGGTGAGAAATTGATTTTGCGTCTTGCGGCTTTAGAACTTGGTCTTACTGCTTCTACTGTTCTACCAAAAAGAGCCATGCAGTTTGGATCTAAAAttgcaaaaatggaaaataataatgaaaaggcCTCTGAGAAATGTAGTCGACTCCAAGTGTTATCAGAATAACTCCATGTTGAATAAGATATTCAAGTTGGAATGTACATATTACATTTATTGAattattacataaaaataaaatatttttctattactaTGTATTGTAGTTAATCTATTTGATGCTCAGACTTATTTTTCCTTAGCTTGCAAACAAGTTGCTTGAAACTTAACAGGAACTGGGgccttgtttttaaaaagatttattttaaagtacagctttcatcttttttttttaatttttatttaattaatttatattatttttccatggttacaagattcatgttctttccctgccctccccaaaacccctcccatagccaaaatgcaattcctctgggtttaaatgtgtcattgattaagacccatttttataccattaatatttgtactaagctgatcatttagagtctatatccccaatcatatccccatcgatcctTGTGATCCAACAGTTGTTCTTCCTCTGACtgtagacagcattctttctcataaatctctccgaattgttctggatcattgcattgctcctagtagagaagtccattacattcaattgtaccacaatgtatccatctctgtgtacaatgttctcctcattctgctcctctcactctgcatcaattcctggaggtcgttccagttcacatggcattcctccagttcattattcctttgagcaaaatagtatttcattgccaacatataccataattcattcagccattccccaattgaagggcatctcctcattttccaattttttgccaccacaaagagcgtagctatgaatattatctctttagggtacaaacccagcagtgctctgactggatcaaagggtaggcaatcttttaccaccctttgggcatagttccaaattgccttccagaacaactggatcaattcacaactccaccagcaatgtattaatgtcccaattttgccacatcccctccaatattcattactttcctttgctgtcatgttagccaatctgctaggtgtgagttgttttgatttgcatttctcttatcacaagagatttagaatatttttttatgtgcttattgtagtttttatttctttatctgaaaattgcctattcatgtcctttgcccatttgtcaattggggaagggcttttttgttcaattgatttagctctttataaatttgagttattagacctttgtcagagttttttgttatgaagattcccaatttgttgcttcccttctaattttggttgcattggttttgtttgtacaaaacctttttaatttgatgtaatcaaaattatttattttgcattttgtaattgtttctaacttgcttggtcttaaaaacctttcctttcccaaaaatatgacaagtatactattgtgttcacctaatttacttatagtttccttctttatatttaagtcattcatccattctgagtttatcttggtgtaggctgtgagatgttgatctatacttaatctctcccatctgttttctaattttcccagaagtttttgtcaaatagtggatttttgttccaaaagctggcatctttgggtttttcataaactgtcttgctgagctcacttaccccaattcttttccactgatcctcctgtctctttgccagtcccatattgttttgatgaccactgctttacagttagttagcttttttcattttaagcTGGCATTGATATTAGCACACTTTTGAACCAATATTTGCTACATCAGTTAAAACATAGTGTGTCTTGAAACTCTCAAGTGCATCCTGCAAACATCACTTGTGTTTAAGGTACTTAAAGGCACATT from Monodelphis domestica isolate mMonDom1 chromosome 4, mMonDom1.pri, whole genome shotgun sequence includes these protein-coding regions:
- the ASNSD1 gene encoding asparagine synthetase domain-containing protein 1 — protein: MCGICCSVTLSIERDRDDLLHKNLLHNLKRRGPNSSQQVLKTGTDYHCLFSGHVLHLRGLLTPQPIEDERGNVFLWNGEIFSGIDVAVEENDTQIMFNHLSSFNNESEIMSLFSSVHGPWAFIYYQASSHSVWFGRDYFGRRSLLWHFSNTGNGFCLASVGTQAAEIVNQWQEVPACGIFRIDLKSSALSKHVVLKLYPWKCISRENIIEEVVRSLNLISDSLPPFVSIEINEARLCLNTPVAPLNKRLTQGSFDSHSHSSSIPATIENLQIFLRDEHMKKQVHQLIHVLSEAVKRRVLCLTRTESQYVNDEFSKTSSKKANIAILFSGGIDSMVIASLADRHIPFDEPIDLLNVAFMTKPTRHTALTKKSSKPKKHLQTPSEENIKGLATPTDNVQDQNFNVPDRLTGRAGLKELKSLNPLRIWNFVEVNVTLEELQRMRQHRINQLVHPLDTVLDDSIGCAVWFASRGIGYITKEDEMQLYESSAKVVLTGIGADEQLAGYSRHRVRFNTHGLEGLNKELEMELDRISSRNLGRDDRVIGDHGKEARFPFLDENVVSFLNSLSILEKADLTLPRGIGEKLILRLAALELGLTASTVLPKRAMQFGSKIAKMENNNEKASEKCSRLQVLSE